Proteins found in one Emys orbicularis isolate rEmyOrb1 chromosome 23, rEmyOrb1.hap1, whole genome shotgun sequence genomic segment:
- the SNRNP40 gene encoding U5 small nuclear ribonucleoprotein 40 kDa protein: MIEQQKRKGPGPELALVAAAAAKRPRHELLLGPGPGGGQPPPGALLQAGPPRCSSLQAPIMLLSGHEGEVYCCKFHPNGATLASAGFDRLILLWHVYGDCDNFATLKGHSGAVMELHYNTDGSMLFSASTDKTVAVWDSETGERVKRLKGHTSFVNSCYPARRGPQLVCTGSDDGTVKLWDIRKKAAVQTFQNTYQVLAVTFNDTSDQILSGGIDNDIKVWDLRQNKLTYTMRGHADSVTGLSLSSEGSYLLSNAMDNTVRIWDVRPFAPKERCVKIFQGNVHNFEKNLLRCSWSPDGSKIAGGSADRFVYVWDTTSRRILYKLPGHAGSVNEVAFHPEEPIILSASSDKRLYMGEIQ; this comes from the exons ATGATCGAGCAGCAGAAGCGCAAGGGGCCGGGCCCGGAGCTGGCgctggtggcggcggcggcggccaaGCGGCCCCGGCACGAGCTGCTGCTGGGCCCCGGCCCGGGCGGGGGGCAGCCGCCTCCGGGGGCCCTGCTGCAGGCG GGCCCTCCACGATGTTCCTCCCTCCAGGCACCCATAATGCTGCTCTCGGGACACGAAGGAGAAGTTTACTGTTGCAAATTTCATCCTAATGGAGCCACTTTAGCATCTGCCGGATTTGACAGACTCATCT tgctgtGGCACGTGTATGGGGATTGTGATAATTTTGCCACCCTGAAGGGACACAGTGGAGCAGTTATGGAGTTGCACTATAACACTGATGGCAG CATGCTCTTCTCAGCATCCACAGATAAAACGGTAGCTGTGTGGGATAGTGAGACTGGAGAAAGAGTGAAAAGGCTGAAGGGGCACACATCATTTGTTAACTCCTGTTATCCAGCGAGGCGGGGACCCCAGCTCGTCTGTACAGGCAGCGATGATGGAACAGTAAAG CTGTGGGATATTCGTAAAAAAGCTGCTGTCCAGACATTTCAGAACACTTACCAGGTATTAGCAGTGACCTTCAATGACACCAGTGATCAGATTCTATCCGGAGGCATAGACAACGATATCAAG GTATGGGACCTTCGCCAGAACAAACTAACGTACACAATGAGAGGGCATGCCGACTCAGTGACCGGCCTCAGTTTGAGTTCAGAAGGCTCTTACTTGCTTTCCAACGCAATGGACAACACAG TTCGAATCTGGGATGTGCGACCGTTTGCCCCTAAAGAGAGATGTGTGAAGATATTCCAGGGGAATGTGCATAATTTTGAGAAG AATCTTCTGAGATGCTCATGGTCACCAGATGGGAGTAAAATAGCCGGCGGATCAGCAGACAG GTTTGTTTATGTGTGGGATACAACCTCCAGGAGAATTCTCTACAAGCTGCCAGGCCATGCCGGCTCAGTAAACGAGGTGGCTTTCCATCCAGAGGAACCAATTA TACTCTCTGCATCTAGTGACAAGAGACTGTATATGGGAGAAATCCAGTGA